A genomic window from Lactobacillus sp. ESL0677 includes:
- a CDS encoding SLAP domain-containing protein: protein MKKNYRFVSAAAAALLTVAPVVAGAVSPVFADTTNTTNGSVPVSVNGNGTATSTAKSIVVTLNIDNATSLTEGPASAVKASLTTNAGKIAIPNDKKANIYKASDVNKDGTVKAGATPVQKIEKGGTYIAVLQQVQVGNLDANANVTVNGQARQTDGFGSITRPVTVNSSVFTVQDSSKTGTPYFLDGKNKQVSSIKVPIVKGASDSVDGITSYIVSNFKISSTGTASVSEAAYESAVKSAIQSALATNGITIKSDGTFDVPAADFVAPITVTADNGKTATLTANMKVSSNSNDKLVYPVIWLNQKSYMGQNQTIELTSANKKDFASTSVNGTVDESKIENAFVATVNGHTTNTLSVKADISKVNTKVAGVYPVTVTATNADGLTSSVVFNFTVGDPNADYKTVQSDTDIPVYTINGNNVTKTTTTVANGTQVATYGQITANGTKYMRINSADSNQYVESKYVDGSYKPQKQSTVTVMHNAYIYDKDHKRVGTKKISSYTNTTVYGDKTKLNDGTDAYMIADGQYIDAGNVDGYKVTLNHNSYIYKTSKKRANHKKLLKGSTVTVYGSSFTFKNGQKYYRIGKGQYIKVVNADIVK, encoded by the coding sequence ATGAAGAAAAATTATAGATTTGTTAGCGCTGCTGCTGCTGCATTATTAACTGTAGCTCCAGTTGTTGCTGGTGCTGTTTCACCAGTATTCGCTGATACTACAAACACTACGAATGGTAGTGTACCAGTTTCTGTAAATGGTAATGGTACTGCAACTAGTACAGCTAAAAGTATAGTTGTAACTTTGAACATTGATAATGCAACTAGTTTAACTGAAGGACCTGCTTCAGCAGTTAAAGCAAGTTTAACTACTAATGCTGGGAAAATTGCTATTCCTAACGACAAGAAAGCAAATATTTATAAAGCTTCAGATGTTAATAAAGATGGCACAGTTAAAGCTGGTGCAACACCTGTTCAAAAGATTGAAAAAGGTGGAACATATATTGCTGTCTTACAACAAGTTCAAGTTGGTAACTTAGATGCGAACGCTAATGTTACTGTTAATGGACAAGCTAGACAGACCGATGGATTTGGTAGTATTACGCGTCCTGTAACTGTAAATAGTTCAGTATTTACTGTTCAGGATTCATCAAAGACTGGTACTCCATATTTCTTGGATGGTAAGAATAAACAAGTTTCATCTATTAAGGTTCCTATTGTTAAAGGTGCAAGTGATAGTGTTGATGGAATTACTAGCTATATTGTAAGTAATTTTAAGATTTCTTCTACAGGTACTGCTAGTGTTTCAGAAGCAGCTTATGAATCAGCTGTGAAATCTGCGATTCAATCAGCATTGGCAACCAATGGAATTACTATTAAGAGTGACGGTACTTTTGATGTTCCTGCAGCAGATTTTGTTGCTCCAATCACTGTGACTGCAGATAATGGTAAAACTGCTACTTTAACTGCTAATATGAAGGTATCAAGCAACAGTAATGACAAGTTGGTATATCCAGTTATTTGGTTAAATCAAAAGAGTTACATGGGTCAAAATCAAACTATTGAATTGACTAGTGCAAATAAGAAAGATTTTGCTTCGACTAGTGTTAATGGTACTGTTGATGAAAGCAAGATTGAAAATGCTTTTGTAGCTACAGTAAATGGTCACACTACTAATACTTTGTCAGTAAAAGCTGATATTAGCAAAGTAAATACTAAAGTAGCGGGTGTATATCCCGTAACTGTTACTGCAACAAATGCTGATGGATTAACTTCAAGTGTTGTATTTAACTTTACTGTTGGTGACCCTAATGCTGATTATAAGACTGTTCAATCTGATACAGACATTCCAGTATACACGATTAACGGTAATAACGTAACTAAGACTACAACAACTGTTGCTAATGGCACACAAGTTGCAACTTATGGACAAATAACTGCTAATGGTACGAAATATATGCGTATCAATAGTGCTGATTCTAATCAATATGTTGAATCTAAATATGTTGATGGTTCATACAAGCCACAAAAGCAATCAACTGTAACTGTTATGCATAATGCTTATATCTACGACAAGGATCACAAGCGTGTAGGTACTAAGAAGATCAGCTCATACACCAACACTACTGTTTACGGTGACAAGACTAAGCTTAACGATGGTACTGACGCATACATGATTGCTGATGGTCAATACATCGATGCTGGTAACGTTGATGGTTACAAGGTAACTTTGAACCATAATTCATACATCTACAAGACAAGCAAGAAACGTGCTAACCACAAGAAGTTATTGAAGGGCTCAACTGTAACTGTTTACGGTTCTTCATTCACTTTCAAGAATGGTCAAAAGTACTACAGAATTGGTAAGGGTCAATACATCAAGGTTGTTAACGCTGATATCGTTAAATAA
- a CDS encoding DUF2922 domain-containing protein, with amino-acid sequence MTKTTKTLQLVFLNGANKRSSLSLPDAANDLEPAAVKAAMDAIVKADAFQKDGVDLYKIPQSAAYIERTVTDMFDDTASEPEQPANPSQVG; translated from the coding sequence ATGACTAAGACAACAAAGACTCTTCAATTGGTATTTTTAAATGGTGCAAATAAGCGTTCCAGCTTATCTCTGCCTGATGCAGCAAATGACTTAGAACCAGCTGCAGTTAAGGCAGCAATGGATGCAATCGTTAAGGCTGATGCCTTCCAAAAGGATGGAGTTGATCTGTATAAGATTCCTCAATCTGCTGCATATATTGAACGAACTGTTACTGATATGTTTGACGATACTGCAAGTGAGCCAGAACAGCCTGCTAATCCTAGTCAGGTTGGCTAA
- a CDS encoding DUF1659 domain-containing protein — MNFELSDQSIQYTFLNEKYTGGAKSRILNNVKEGVTAAGLADVGAALSTLQGDTLGAATLIQKQIVPLAD; from the coding sequence ATGAACTTTGAATTATCAGACCAATCAATCCAATACACTTTTTTGAATGAAAAATACACCGGCGGTGCCAAAAGTCGTATCTTAAATAATGTGAAGGAGGGCGTAACGGCAGCTGGTCTAGCAGATGTTGGGGCAGCCTTATCAACATTGCAAGGTGATACACTTGGCGCGGCGACTTTAATTCAAAAGCAAATCGTACCATTGGCAGATTAA
- a CDS encoding DNA/RNA non-specific endonuclease: protein MARKRSKRTSKKSSNFWSVVIILIALVWGVSTKGGSDSSGNHLVDQLTGKKPQTTDVGKAQRAAKVYGGLAQKDYQKLAQLNFKSGSKAYITVNHDHSTLIKNAWKVNRVIYSDLDSLNRTSHSNTAFLEKRNVANDSLRVRQFVEPTAWHYNHRGSTQLYNRGHMIAYSVSAGIDQEGNYNPNNKSGDQNNPKNLFTQTAFSNQKIQTIFESKIRAALRANKRVIYQATPIFRDNELMARGINLQAVTTDGSLDFNVYLFNVQPDYIFDYADGRAKVNHELQVIE, encoded by the coding sequence ATGGCGCGCAAGCGAAGTAAACGAACTAGCAAGAAAAGCAGCAACTTTTGGTCAGTTGTGATTATTTTGATTGCTCTCGTGTGGGGTGTCTCGACTAAGGGTGGCAGTGACTCCAGCGGCAATCATTTGGTCGACCAATTGACTGGCAAAAAGCCGCAGACTACTGATGTGGGTAAGGCACAAAGAGCAGCAAAAGTTTATGGTGGTCTTGCTCAAAAGGACTATCAAAAGTTGGCGCAACTGAATTTTAAGAGTGGTAGTAAAGCCTATATTACGGTCAATCATGACCATTCCACGTTGATTAAGAATGCATGGAAGGTCAACCGGGTAATTTATTCTGATTTGGACAGTTTGAACCGCACGTCACATTCCAACACGGCCTTTTTGGAAAAGCGGAACGTGGCTAATGATAGCTTGCGTGTGCGGCAGTTCGTTGAGCCAACGGCGTGGCATTATAATCATCGAGGCAGCACCCAGCTCTATAACCGCGGGCACATGATTGCCTATTCCGTGTCAGCTGGGATTGATCAGGAGGGAAATTATAACCCTAATAATAAGTCTGGCGACCAAAATAATCCGAAGAACCTTTTTACACAGACGGCATTTTCTAATCAAAAGATCCAAACGATTTTTGAAAGTAAAATTAGGGCAGCGTTGCGGGCTAACAAGCGGGTAATTTATCAAGCAACGCCGATTTTTCGTGATAATGAGTTGATGGCGCGCGGGATCAATCTGCAGGCTGTAACAACTGACGGCAGTCTGGACTTTAACGTGTATCTATTTAACGTACAGCCAGACTATATCTTTGATTACGCCGATGGCCGCGCCAAGGTTAATCATGAGTTACAGGTAATTGAATAA
- a CDS encoding exonuclease domain-containing protein, whose protein sequence is MSIFIKNGVLHVSGAQNKLRGKGQELPSFLPDYTMLDIETTGLSPYRDHVTELGGVKVRNNKIVARYSNLVTYPGSNKVPAFITKLNGITEQQLLDEGIPVRRAMTEFREFIGDDVIIGYNVNFDLNFLYDLTKKFKLAELNNDYVDVLRLARVYYPRQHNRLLDCIRRAGIAQVEQHHGLADSIDTKKVYDDFREHFTDELLQQAKDKVKNLDLLADGLESWQLGFRNPVNNKKIVFAGNLGMANEEAMQLVNNLGGQAQVEVTPDTDYLIMGDHDFFDKNNAARLKAEELNHDGSKIKRWSEKFFLNMLDEWARS, encoded by the coding sequence ATGAGTATTTTTATTAAAAATGGGGTGCTGCATGTTTCTGGTGCCCAAAATAAGTTGCGTGGTAAGGGACAAGAGCTGCCGAGCTTTTTGCCCGACTACACAATGCTGGATATTGAAACCACAGGTCTTAGTCCTTACCGCGATCACGTGACGGAACTAGGCGGCGTGAAGGTGCGGAATAATAAGATTGTTGCTCGATACAGCAACTTGGTGACTTATCCCGGGTCTAATAAGGTGCCAGCCTTTATCACTAAGCTAAATGGGATTACCGAGCAGCAGCTGCTTGATGAAGGTATCCCTGTGAGACGGGCAATGACCGAATTTCGCGAGTTCATCGGGGATGATGTGATTATTGGTTATAACGTTAATTTTGACCTGAACTTTTTGTATGATTTAACTAAGAAGTTCAAGCTGGCTGAGTTGAACAATGATTACGTTGATGTCTTGCGACTAGCGCGGGTGTATTATCCCCGCCAACATAATCGCTTGCTTGACTGCATTAGACGTGCCGGGATTGCACAAGTTGAGCAGCACCACGGCTTAGCAGACTCGATTGATACCAAAAAGGTCTACGATGATTTTCGTGAGCATTTTACTGATGAATTGCTGCAGCAGGCTAAGGATAAGGTAAAAAATCTGGATTTGTTGGCAGATGGATTGGAATCGTGGCAGTTGGGTTTTCGCAATCCTGTTAACAACAAGAAGATTGTCTTTGCGGGCAATTTGGGGATGGCTAATGAGGAAGCAATGCAGCTGGTTAATAACCTCGGTGGTCAAGCACAGGTTGAAGTTACTCCAGATACCGATTATTTGATTATGGGCGACCATGATTTCTTTGATAAAAATAATGCGGCAAGGCTCAAGGCTGAGGAGCTTAATCACGATGGCAGTAAGATTAAACGCTGGTCAGAGAAGTTCTTTCTTAACATGCTCGATGAATGGGCAAGAAGTTAA
- a CDS encoding Sir2 family NAD-dependent protein deacetylase — MENLDKAKQLLADAEVVIVTAGNGMAQVEGLDILAQGTFDQDFPVIAQKYDVHTIGDALDKRFASWQEQWLFWSKLVQKYTLAYQPSKAMRQLKQLIGQKEYFIATSTFGHFFETAGFNENRIFNAFGDWTKMQCSSGINHGLKDNRAIVAKLATKEIDQVTAAMVPKCKICQQPMELHMPLNAHFYPDTAANTRFRWFLTGNEDKRVVFLELGVDATSPQLLDPIVHLVQQFPQWSYVAADLTPELLPDDLQKRSAATGSGSAALIAGLVQK; from the coding sequence ATGGAAAATTTAGACAAGGCAAAGCAGTTGTTAGCAGATGCTGAGGTAGTCATCGTAACTGCGGGCAATGGTATGGCGCAAGTTGAGGGGCTGGACATTCTAGCTCAAGGGACGTTTGACCAAGACTTTCCGGTAATTGCGCAAAAGTATGATGTGCATACAATTGGGGATGCTCTAGACAAAAGATTCGCGTCATGGCAAGAGCAGTGGCTGTTTTGGAGTAAATTGGTGCAAAAATATACGCTGGCTTATCAGCCGAGCAAGGCAATGCGGCAATTAAAGCAACTGATTGGTCAGAAAGAGTACTTTATTGCTACGTCGACTTTTGGGCATTTCTTTGAAACTGCAGGCTTTAATGAAAACCGAATTTTTAATGCCTTTGGTGATTGGACCAAGATGCAATGTTCAAGTGGGATTAACCACGGCCTAAAAGATAATCGCGCAATTGTTGCTAAACTGGCAACTAAGGAAATTGACCAAGTTACGGCGGCAATGGTGCCTAAATGTAAAATTTGCCAGCAGCCAATGGAATTGCACATGCCGTTAAACGCGCACTTTTATCCCGATACTGCTGCCAATACCCGGTTTCGTTGGTTCTTGACAGGGAACGAGGACAAGCGTGTGGTTTTCTTGGAACTCGGCGTTGACGCGACAAGTCCGCAGCTACTTGATCCGATCGTGCATTTAGTCCAGCAGTTTCCGCAGTGGTCGTATGTGGCAGCCGACTTAACACCGGAGCTGTTGCCGGATGATTTGCAAAAGCGTAGTGCGGCAACTGGGAGTGGTTCTGCGGCATTAATTGCCGGTTTAGTACAAAAATAG
- a CDS encoding DUF421 domain-containing protein, with amino-acid sequence MDYLQLFIKFALGVLTLIFQINVFGKSNLAPTTALDQLQNYVLGGIIGGVIYNANISVLQFLLVLIVWTLVVFILKYAREHNNWVRNVIDGKPIQVIKEGKVLVRNCLTAGISANELMFKLRSQGIYSVENVKNCIFEKNGQLTVIQKDETNVRFPIINDGQVNQDVLELIHKDNEWLTEEARKAGFKNVSDVFLADFNHGKLSFTGYHDN; translated from the coding sequence ATGGATTATTTACAACTTTTTATTAAATTTGCCCTTGGTGTGTTAACCCTGATTTTTCAGATTAATGTCTTTGGCAAAAGCAACTTGGCACCGACGACGGCTCTGGACCAATTACAAAATTATGTCCTTGGTGGCATTATCGGCGGCGTGATTTACAATGCCAATATTTCTGTCTTGCAGTTTTTGCTGGTACTGATTGTTTGGACGCTGGTCGTTTTCATTCTTAAATATGCGCGTGAGCACAATAATTGGGTGCGCAACGTGATTGATGGTAAGCCAATTCAGGTAATTAAAGAGGGTAAGGTGCTTGTGCGCAACTGCTTAACTGCTGGAATCTCTGCCAATGAGTTAATGTTTAAATTGCGCAGCCAGGGGATTTATTCGGTTGAAAATGTCAAAAATTGTATTTTTGAAAAGAATGGCCAATTAACTGTCATTCAAAAAGATGAGACAAATGTCCGCTTTCCTATTATTAATGATGGTCAAGTTAATCAAGATGTGCTTGAATTAATTCATAAGGATAATGAATGGCTTACAGAAGAAGCCCGAAAAGCCGGCTTCAAGAACGTGAGTGATGTCTTTTTAGCCGATTTTAATCATGGCAAGCTATCGTTTACGGGTTATCATGATAATTAG
- a CDS encoding DUF3290 domain-containing protein, translated as MTFYTLKYIEQNQSTSKTILYVLIAAAALTMIVFAVLYLRHRFDTRYRDLGIIALLFLLLFVGTQYEKYVETTLVKSQSVQIVPFIKSIARDQGVTTSDVLVNSTTLQNGIIVRINSKDTDYQLNLNEDNNSYTLSKAHVINHDVNVKN; from the coding sequence ATGACTTTTTATACACTTAAATATATTGAGCAAAATCAAAGCACGAGCAAAACCATTCTCTACGTGTTAATTGCGGCGGCGGCACTAACGATGATTGTGTTTGCAGTTTTGTATTTGCGCCATCGATTTGATACGCGTTATCGTGATTTGGGGATTATTGCGCTGCTGTTTTTACTATTGTTTGTAGGCACGCAGTACGAAAAGTATGTGGAAACAACGCTGGTTAAGTCGCAGTCGGTTCAGATTGTGCCGTTTATCAAGTCAATTGCGCGCGATCAAGGCGTGACGACATCCGATGTTCTGGTTAATTCGACAACGCTGCAGAATGGTATAATTGTGCGTATTAATTCTAAAGACACTGATTATCAACTTAACTTAAATGAGGATAATAACAGTTATACCTTGAGTAAAGCTCACGTTATCAATCATGATGTTAATGTGAAGAATTAG
- a CDS encoding PAS domain-containing protein, protein MAEPQWLKDMNPDEYMQEDFDATGKSRYTVTGINKEDPDWLDQAAKKVHAAEGDDYVKLDSGLLTVNQINWMLRDTIGELSFVDDNNQFLWYNRPVDPNAKMKAKRVPEQVGDTMNDVHPHVANVIQETKKVVHALRTRQDGHDDVYMPVPTGNLKELVLHYYKRVVDDEGNYAGIYEWVQDLYPLVKYFCETTGQKLVIDEDATTGATFRRNSDPDAKTGASTKAEAAKEEKPAEPEPTTDTASGASEN, encoded by the coding sequence ATGGCAGAACCACAATGGCTGAAGGACATGAATCCTGACGAATATATGCAAGAAGACTTCGATGCTACAGGCAAGAGCCGCTACACAGTTACGGGAATTAATAAGGAAGACCCCGACTGGTTAGATCAAGCTGCTAAGAAGGTCCATGCCGCTGAAGGTGACGATTACGTTAAACTCGACAGTGGTTTGTTAACAGTTAATCAAATTAACTGGATGTTGCGCGACACGATTGGTGAATTATCGTTTGTCGATGACAATAACCAATTCTTGTGGTACAACCGTCCAGTTGACCCAAATGCCAAGATGAAGGCTAAACGTGTTCCAGAACAAGTTGGTGATACAATGAATGATGTTCATCCGCATGTTGCCAATGTCATTCAGGAGACCAAGAAGGTTGTTCATGCACTGCGTACAAGACAAGATGGTCACGATGATGTTTACATGCCAGTTCCTACTGGTAACTTGAAGGAACTGGTGCTTCATTACTACAAGCGGGTGGTTGATGATGAAGGTAACTATGCCGGCATTTATGAATGGGTTCAAGACCTATACCCATTGGTAAAATATTTCTGTGAAACTACTGGTCAAAAGCTGGTAATCGATGAAGACGCAACAACTGGCGCAACTTTCAGACGTAATTCCGATCCTGATGCAAAAACCGGCGCTTCTACTAAGGCAGAAGCCGCAAAAGAAGAAAAACCTGCAGAACCAGAGCCAACAACTGATACAGCTAGTGGCGCTTCTGAAAACTAA
- a CDS encoding prolyl aminopeptidase yields MKTGTKIITLDNGYHLWTNTQGHGDIHLLALHGGPGGNHEYWEDTAEQLKKQGLDIQVTMYDQLGSLYSDQPDYSDPEIAKKYLTYEYFLDEVDEVRAKLGLDNIYLIGQSWGGLLVQEYAVKYGQHLKGAIISSMVDEIDEYVASVNRRRQEVLPQTEIDFMHECEANNDYDNDRYQADVNILNINFVDRKQPSKLYHLKDIGGTAVYNAFQGDNEFVITGKLKDWHFRDQLKNIKVPTLLTFGENETMPIATAKTMQKEIPNSRLVTTPDAGHHHMVDNPAVYYKHLADFIKQVEAGTFKGE; encoded by the coding sequence ATGAAAACTGGTACTAAAATTATCACTTTAGACAACGGTTACCATTTATGGACCAACACTCAAGGCCACGGCGACATTCACCTTTTGGCTTTGCACGGCGGCCCTGGAGGTAACCACGAATACTGGGAAGATACTGCTGAACAATTGAAGAAGCAGGGCTTGGACATCCAAGTAACAATGTACGACCAACTTGGATCCCTTTATTCTGACCAACCTGATTATTCCGACCCCGAAATTGCTAAAAAGTATTTAACTTACGAATACTTCTTAGATGAAGTTGACGAAGTTCGGGCTAAGTTAGGTCTGGACAATATTTATTTAATCGGTCAAAGTTGGGGCGGCCTCTTGGTTCAAGAATATGCCGTTAAATATGGCCAACACTTGAAGGGGGCCATTATCTCTTCAATGGTTGACGAAATTGACGAATACGTTGCGTCCGTTAACCGTCGCCGGCAGGAAGTCCTCCCACAAACCGAGATTGACTTCATGCACGAATGTGAAGCCAATAACGATTACGACAACGACCGCTACCAAGCTGACGTTAACATCTTAAACATTAACTTTGTCGACCGTAAGCAGCCATCCAAGCTCTATCATCTAAAAGACATTGGTGGCACTGCTGTTTACAATGCCTTCCAAGGTGATAACGAGTTTGTAATCACGGGTAAGCTAAAGGATTGGCACTTTAGAGATCAACTCAAGAACATTAAGGTGCCAACGCTGTTGACTTTTGGCGAGAACGAAACCATGCCAATTGCCACTGCAAAGACAATGCAAAAAGAAATCCCTAACTCACGTCTTGTTACAACGCCAGATGCCGGTCACCACCACATGGTTGACAACCCTGCCGTTTACTACAAGCACTTGGCTGACTTCATCAAGCAAGTTGAAGCTGGCACTTTCAAGGGTGAATAA
- a CDS encoding type 1 glutamine amidotransferase: MRVNILQHTPNEGPGSIIDWAESYHHEVYTYHPYQFGYLPTADETEMLIILGGPMSSNDDLWWIKQERQLIKTLLAQDKPIFGACFGAQQIAKALGATIKKAAVKEVGWALVHLETTAISELPTELLALHWHEEMFELPQGSQLLFSSKYHQNQGFVIGHRVLGLQFHFEPKANNVREMVVNDFPYIEGSILKQSADDILRQSVPQENKEVMFKLLDYITE; this comes from the coding sequence ATGCGCGTTAATATTCTGCAACATACACCTAATGAAGGCCCGGGCTCAATCATCGATTGGGCTGAGAGTTACCATCATGAAGTTTATACGTATCATCCCTATCAGTTTGGTTATTTGCCAACTGCAGACGAGACAGAGATGTTGATTATTCTGGGCGGACCAATGAGTTCTAACGATGACTTGTGGTGGATTAAGCAAGAGCGGCAGTTAATTAAAACACTGCTGGCGCAAGATAAGCCGATTTTTGGTGCCTGCTTTGGCGCTCAACAAATTGCTAAAGCACTGGGTGCTACTATTAAAAAAGCGGCGGTCAAGGAGGTGGGCTGGGCACTCGTTCATTTGGAAACAACTGCAATTTCTGAGTTACCAACCGAATTACTTGCTCTGCACTGGCACGAAGAAATGTTTGAATTGCCGCAGGGTAGCCAATTATTATTTTCAAGTAAATATCACCAAAATCAGGGCTTTGTCATCGGTCACCGTGTGCTTGGTCTGCAATTTCACTTTGAACCTAAGGCTAATAATGTTCGCGAAATGGTCGTTAATGATTTTCCTTATATTGAGGGGTCAATCTTAAAGCAATCGGCAGACGACATTTTACGCCAATCGGTTCCGCAAGAGAACAAGGAAGTCATGTTTAAATTGTTAGATTATATTACTGAATAA
- a CDS encoding KUP/HAK/KT family potassium transporter has product MDQKKKRISAAGMLITIGIVYGDIGTSPLYVMKSILTGNGGLASANRELILGSISLIFWTVTLLTTVKYVIVALNATNRGEGGIFALYALVRKRAKWLVIPALIGGAALLADGTLTPAVTVTTSIEGLKNMRFGSSIPVPSQTMVIVITIVILLLLFSIQMLGTSSIGKAFGPIMLVWFTFLGAIGVLNMAHDWSILAALNPFWAIKILFSPANKVGIFILGSIFLATTGAEALYSDVGHVGKGNIRGSWPYVFICLALNYLGQGVWILQNPNYQTHGTELNPFFEAVPANLRLFAIILATIAAIIASQALITGSFTLVSEASGLKFLPRMNIDYPTTEHGQIYIPSVNKMLCVATIAIVMFFQTSEHMEAAYGLSITVTMLMTTLLLFEYLGNKKTPLVLRLSFLLVFGFIESMFLISSLTKFMRGGYVTVLIAGFIGVIMFIWYFGNKVRDKHEGANTYVRLDEFTDMLTDLSHDDDFPVYATNLVYMAKVKYNKFIKREILYSILDKRPKRAHAYWFVSVNITNEPFTAKYAVNTYDTKNVINVQLFLGFKKQTSVNVYLRQIVHDLIKDGTIEAQPQEYTTMPGREVGDFSFVIVNDVVSPLTKLKGFDKWIVQARVWLQNLSSNPATWFGLEYTDTVVERVPLILGKPERNLHIKRVATRDYSNLKNEEN; this is encoded by the coding sequence ATGGATCAAAAGAAAAAGCGCATTTCAGCCGCTGGAATGCTGATTACAATTGGGATTGTTTACGGTGATATTGGAACGAGTCCTCTTTACGTAATGAAATCAATCTTAACCGGTAATGGCGGACTGGCAAGTGCTAATCGCGAATTAATTTTGGGTTCAATCTCGTTGATTTTCTGGACGGTTACTTTACTAACCACGGTTAAATACGTAATAGTGGCACTTAACGCAACTAACCGCGGTGAAGGTGGTATCTTTGCCCTTTACGCGCTGGTACGCAAGCGCGCCAAATGGCTGGTTATTCCTGCCTTGATTGGTGGCGCGGCGCTTTTGGCAGATGGGACACTAACGCCAGCAGTAACAGTTACCACCTCAATTGAGGGGTTAAAAAATATGCGGTTCGGCTCTAGTATCCCCGTCCCCAGCCAGACGATGGTCATCGTCATTACTATCGTAATTTTGCTGCTGCTATTTTCAATTCAAATGCTCGGCACCAGCAGTATTGGTAAGGCATTCGGCCCTATTATGCTTGTCTGGTTTACCTTCTTGGGTGCAATCGGCGTGTTAAACATGGCACACGACTGGTCAATTTTGGCAGCACTTAATCCATTTTGGGCAATTAAAATTTTGTTTAGTCCTGCCAACAAGGTCGGTATTTTTATCCTGGGGTCAATCTTCCTGGCAACTACTGGTGCTGAAGCTCTATATTCAGATGTCGGGCACGTTGGTAAGGGCAACATCCGTGGCTCTTGGCCGTATGTCTTCATCTGTTTAGCACTTAATTACCTGGGACAAGGGGTATGGATTTTGCAAAATCCTAATTACCAAACTCACGGGACTGAATTAAACCCCTTTTTTGAAGCTGTACCAGCAAATTTACGACTATTTGCCATTATTTTGGCAACTATCGCCGCAATTATTGCTTCGCAAGCCTTGATTACTGGTTCCTTTACCCTAGTTTCTGAAGCCAGCGGGTTAAAATTCTTGCCACGAATGAATATTGACTATCCAACCACTGAACACGGACAAATTTATATTCCATCCGTGAACAAAATGCTCTGTGTGGCAACCATTGCCATTGTCATGTTCTTCCAGACTTCTGAACACATGGAAGCTGCCTATGGTCTATCAATCACGGTAACAATGCTGATGACTACATTGTTATTGTTTGAATATTTGGGTAACAAAAAGACACCGCTAGTCTTGCGACTAAGCTTCTTACTGGTATTTGGCTTTATCGAAAGCATGTTCTTGATTTCCAGTTTAACTAAATTCATGCGTGGTGGTTACGTAACTGTCTTAATTGCTGGCTTTATCGGTGTTATCATGTTCATCTGGTACTTTGGTAACAAGGTGCGCGATAAGCACGAAGGTGCCAACACTTATGTACGTCTTGACGAATTTACCGACATGTTAACCGACTTGAGCCATGACGATGACTTCCCAGTCTACGCCACAAACCTAGTTTATATGGCAAAAGTTAAATACAATAAATTTATTAAGCGCGAAATTTTGTACTCAATTTTGGATAAGCGTCCTAAACGGGCACATGCTTACTGGTTTGTTTCCGTTAACATTACTAACGAGCCGTTCACGGCAAAATACGCCGTTAATACTTACGATACTAAAAACGTGATTAACGTCCAGTTGTTCCTTGGCTTTAAAAAGCAGACTAGCGTTAACGTCTACTTACGACAAATCGTCCATGACTTAATCAAAGACGGGACAATTGAAGCTCAGCCACAAGAATACACTACAATGCCCGGACGCGAAGTCGGTGATTTCTCCTTCGTTATTGTTAACGACGTTGTCAGTCCATTAACGAAGCTTAAGGGCTTTGACAAGTGGATTGTCCAAGCACGGGTCTGGTTACAAAACTTGTCATCTAACCCAGCAACATGGTTTGGTCTTGAATATACAGATACTGTTGTCGAGCGTGTACCACTCATCTTAGGTAAACCTGAACGCAACTTACATATTAAGCGGGTAGCAACACGCGATTATTCTAATTTAAAGAATGAAGAAAATTAA